From a region of the Fischerella sp. JS2 genome:
- a CDS encoding sulfotransferase — translation MSVPPPLFILGSPRSFTSLICAMLGQHPEAYGMPELNLFITDTLEQLSERMKGMRQFQMHGLLRTVAQLYAGEQTIASVEMARRWVLTRMNKTNGEVYVELCRKVAPLRIVDKSPAYSTKLEILNRMHENFPNAYYLHLIRHPRTQGKSIMNIADGLMAILANSIDYSTDPPTVDPQLSWYKMQCNILEFLSTIPPEQQMCLRGEEMLSNPRLYFEKICNWLNLSWDDSIYEIMLHPENSPYACLGPYGAQLGNDPNFLKSPGYRASTIKPSHLEGPLPWRPDNKGFMPEVIKMAREFGYE, via the coding sequence ATGTCAGTTCCTCCACCTCTATTTATCCTGGGTTCTCCGCGTTCTTTTACATCCTTAATTTGCGCCATGCTAGGTCAGCATCCTGAAGCTTACGGGATGCCAGAACTAAATTTGTTTATTACCGATACTTTAGAACAACTATCAGAACGCATGAAGGGAATGCGTCAGTTTCAAATGCATGGTTTGTTGCGTACAGTTGCCCAACTCTACGCAGGTGAACAAACAATTGCATCAGTGGAAATGGCACGTCGTTGGGTTCTAACCCGGATGAATAAGACTAATGGTGAAGTATATGTCGAACTGTGTCGTAAAGTAGCACCACTACGCATTGTAGACAAAAGTCCTGCCTACTCTACCAAACTCGAAATTCTTAACCGGATGCATGAAAATTTTCCCAATGCTTATTATCTGCATCTAATTCGCCATCCTAGAACCCAAGGAAAATCCATCATGAATATTGCTGATGGTTTAATGGCTATACTCGCCAATTCTATTGATTATTCAACAGACCCACCTACAGTTGATCCTCAGCTTTCGTGGTATAAAATGCAATGTAATATATTGGAATTTTTAAGTACTATTCCTCCTGAGCAACAAATGTGCTTACGTGGCGAAGAGATGTTAAGTAATCCTCGCTTATATTTTGAAAAAATATGTAACTGGTTAAATCTTTCTTGGGATGATTCAATCTATGAAATCATGTTGCATCCTGAAAACTCTCCATATGCTTGTTTAGGCCCCTATGGCGCTCAATTGGGTAACGACCCCAATTTTCTCAAGTCACCTGGTTATCGCGCCTCAACCATTAAACCTAGCCATTTAGAGGGACCTTTACCCTGGCGTCCAGACAACAAAGGTTTTATGCCTGAAGTGATTAAGATGGCTAGAGAATTTGGGTATGAGTAA
- a CDS encoding helix-turn-helix domain-containing protein, whose protein sequence is MVGVTQIEIVDSVEELEKLLRHQKQSRSKERIQALYLIKGQEMSVSEIAKILGKHRATVHRWLADYREGGIEAVVEFGTSSGRKRAIPDWAVSSLKKQLEQPEGGFQRYTQIQHWLEKTLGVQAEYATVHHLARYRLKAKLKVPRPRNRKQDEEKLESFKKTR, encoded by the coding sequence ATGGTAGGGGTAACACAGATCGAGATAGTTGATAGTGTCGAGGAACTAGAGAAGTTGCTCAGACATCAAAAACAGTCTCGGAGCAAAGAACGTATACAAGCCCTATATCTGATTAAAGGGCAAGAAATGAGTGTAAGTGAGATTGCTAAAATCTTGGGAAAACATCGAGCTACAGTACATCGATGGTTGGCAGATTATCGAGAAGGAGGAATTGAGGCGGTTGTTGAATTTGGAACGAGTTCAGGTCGAAAAAGAGCAATACCAGATTGGGCTGTATCGAGTTTGAAAAAACAACTCGAACAACCAGAAGGTGGGTTTCAACGGTACACACAAATACAACATTGGTTAGAAAAAACCTTGGGTGTGCAAGCTGAGTACGCAACTGTACATCATCTGGCACGTTACAGGCTCAAAGCCAAGCTGAAAGTCCCACGTCCGCGTAACCGAAAACAGGACGAAGAAAAACTAGAGTCTTTTAAAAAAACTCGGTGA
- a CDS encoding IS630 family transposase → MQLIAQYSAIILPQYENIRYFVQDESRFGLKTIEGRKITLPGVKPIGDWQWQFKAFWLYGAVEPLTGESLFWQFSHVDTECYQQFLNEFAACYPKSLNILQVDNGLFHKAKRLQIPENIVLLFQPAHSPELNPIERVWEYLKQDLKWELFDHLEHLQTKVAQLLALLTPQIAASLTGYDFILNALSVANIF, encoded by the coding sequence TTGCAATTAATTGCTCAATACAGTGCCATTATCTTGCCCCAGTACGAAAATATTCGTTATTTTGTACAAGATGAGAGTCGATTTGGACTCAAAACCATTGAAGGACGTAAAATTACTCTTCCCGGAGTTAAGCCTATTGGTGATTGGCAGTGGCAATTTAAAGCGTTCTGGCTATATGGAGCAGTTGAACCACTTACTGGGGAAAGTTTATTTTGGCAGTTTTCTCATGTTGATACCGAATGCTACCAACAATTTTTGAACGAGTTCGCTGCCTGTTATCCCAAATCACTTAACATTCTCCAAGTTGATAACGGCTTATTTCATAAAGCTAAACGTTTACAAATTCCAGAGAATATTGTTCTTTTGTTCCAGCCTGCTCATTCTCCTGAACTGAATCCCATAGAGCGCGTTTGGGAATATCTCAAGCAAGACTTGAAATGGGAGCTATTTGATCACCTGGAGCATCTGCAAACCAAGGTTGCTCAACTCCTAGCTCTCCTCACTCCTCAAATTGCTGCTTCTTTGACTGGTTATGACTTCATCCTCAATGCCTTATCTGTCGCAAACATTTTTTGA